One window of Pieris napi chromosome 14, ilPieNapi1.2, whole genome shotgun sequence genomic DNA carries:
- the LOC125055731 gene encoding rhodanese domain-containing protein CG4456-like isoform X2 yields MMRYRQKFAALITNKFQSSFCKQGPNILKANSLKSNQIFGCNLTLKQSYVTKIDEHVATYEEVAKSVNKPKKMIVDVRNQDEIKTTVKNIQEVLESMSEAEFQKKYHRSKPSQSDELIFYCKSGKRATEATNVALKLGYSKSKKFLPGWDGWNEKK; encoded by the exons atgatGAGATACCGACAAAAGTTTGCCGCCTTGATAACtaataaatttcaaagtaGTTTTTGTAAACAAG GTCCTAATATTCTTAAAgcaaatagtttaaaaagcAATCAGATATTTGGTTGTAACTTGACTTTAAAACAAAGTTATGTTACTAAGATAGATGAACATGTGGCTACATATGAAGAAGTAGCAAAGAGTGTGAACAAACCAAAGAAAATGATTGTGGATGTACGTAATCAAGATGAAATCAAAACCACAG TGAAGAATATACAAGAAGTATTGGAGTCAATGTCTGAAGCAgagtttcaaaaaaaataccacAGGTCTAAGCCTTCACAATCTGatgaattaattttctattgcaAATCAGGAAAGAGAGCTACAGAAGCGACTAATGTTGCTTTAAAACTTGGTTATTCTAA GTCCAAAAAGTTTTTGCCTGGCTGGGATGGatggaatgaaaaaaaataa
- the LOC125055961 gene encoding PDZ domain-containing protein GIPC3 produces the protein MSLFKKKTSKYVSPPVQPPPVEEIHNQSNGVDNNNGQKTQLVFHCQQAQGSPLGLISGFANVKELYQKIAECYDFPPEDILFCTLNSHKVDMKKLLGGQIGLEDFIFAHRKGRPKEIEIVKTEDSLGLTITDNGAGYSFIKRIKEDSIVSRIPHIEVGDHIERLEGESMVGKRHYEVAKLLKEIPLGTTFTIRLVEPLKSGFGSIGPKSGSARSGKKSYGSGKETLRFKANGQATIENEHDDKSKAGIEKINELLESFMGINDTELATQMWDLAEGKTNSMQLADAIDNSDLQEFGFTDEFIIELWGAITDARSGRLS, from the exons ATGTCGTTATTTAAGAAGAAAACTTCTAAATACGTGTCTCCACCGGTGCAGCCCCCTCCTGTGGAAGAAATACACAatcaatctaacggtgttgaTAACAACAATGGACAAAAGACACAGTTGGTGTTTCATTGTCAACAGGCACAGGGAAGCCCTCTTGGCTTAATATCAGGATTTGCTAATGTCAAGGAACTGTATCAGAAAATAGCAGAATGTTACGATTTCCCTCCCGAAGAT ATTTTGTTCTGCACGTTGAACTCGCACAAGGTGGACATGAAGAAACTTTTAGGCGGACAAATTGGATTAGAAGACTTTATATTCGCACACAGAAAAGGTCGACCAAAGGAAATCGAAATTGTTAAAACGGAAGACTCGCTCGGCTTAACCATTACTGACAATGGTGCTGgctattcatttattaagaGGATAAAAGAAGATTCAATTGTATCACGGATACCGCATATAGAA GTTGGAGACCATATCGAAAGGTTAGAAGGCGAGAGCATGGTTGGAAAGAGGCATTATGAAGTAGCGAAATTACTTAAGGAAATACCTTTAGGAACTACCTTTACTATTAGACTCGTTGAACCACTGAAGAGCGGCTTCGGCAGTATCGGACCTAAAAGTGGTTCAGCGAGATCCGGAAAAAAGAGTTATGGTTCAGGAAAAGAAACGTTAAGATTTAAAGCCAATGGGCAAGCAACGATAGAAAATGAG CATGACGACAAATCGAAAGCTGGAATAGAGAAAATAAACGAGCTTTTAGAATCATTCATGGGCATTAACGACACAGAACTAGCCACCCAAATGTGGGACCTCGCTGAGGGCAAAACGAACTCGATGCAACTGGCCGACGCTATTGACAACAGCGACTTGCAAGAATTCGGGTTTACCGATGAATTCATCATAGAACTATGGGGTGCAATTACCGATGCCAGATCTGGACGtcttagttaa
- the LOC125055962 gene encoding beta-1,3-galactosyltransferase 2-like isoform X2: protein MTHVTEDVTVQQNLNHFRKSRSLSDYLQEIRLLLEPKIAPCKDNMPLLVMVTSAPSHTEQRYAIRNTWATRVPTLFILGLSGEELQHLNDRHEDDLIVYEFKDHYQNLTLKVALMLKWASEECSSVNYLLKTDDDMLLNPWQLETVVHDTPDADLLGYKMVNAELDRRESSKWHMPSWLYPEEFVPEYLSGNGYMINGKHLKPMFLAAYEVPLINIEDIYITYLVARRKLGLKLTHEPRLSVYRPWLPLVSSYWELASVHGFTPPELLAWWSELLDMSKNVK, encoded by the exons ATGACACATGTTACCGAAGACGTTACTGTGCAGCAGAATCTTAATCATTTTAGAAAATCGCGAAGCCTATCGGATTATTTGCAGGAAAT aaGACTACTTCTTGAGCCGAAAATAGCACCGTGCAAAGATAATATGCCACTTCTGGTGATGGTAACCTCTGCGCCTTCTCACACGGAGCAGAGGTATGCGATCAGAAATACATGGGCTACTCGAGTGCCTACTTTGTTTATATTGGGCTTAAGTGGTGAGGAGTTGCAGCATCTG aatGACAGACACGAAGATGATTTAATTGTGTACGAATTCAAAGACCATTACCAGAATCTCACGTTAAAGGTGGCGCTCATGCTGAAGTGGGCATCGGAGGAATGCTCatcagttaattatttactcaAAACCGATGATGATATGCTATTAAACCCTTGGCAGTTGGAAACAGTTGTGCACGACACGCCAGACGCTGATCTACTTG GTTATAAAATGGTGAATGCAGAGCTGGATCGTCGTGAGAGCAGTAAGTGGCATATGCCAAGCTGGTTGTACCCTGAGGAGTTTGTGCCGGAATATCTCTCTGGAAATGGGTATATGATTAATG gaaaacACCTCAAACCAATGTTTTTGGCGGCGTATGAAGTCCCACTTATTAACATTGAAgatatttacattacatatttaGTGGCAAGACGTAAACTTGGTTTAAAATTGACCCACGAACCAAGATTGAGTGTATACAGGCCTTGGCTACCCCTAGTAAGCTCTTATTGGGAATTGGCATCAGTTCACGGCTTCACACCACCAGAACTTTTGGCATGGTGGTCAGAGCTCTTAGATATGAGCAAAAATGTCAAatga
- the LOC125055962 gene encoding beta-1,3-galactosyltransferase 2-like isoform X1, translating to MMKANVFKTVIRTSTIRNLLFFIILSTLICCLCMTHVTEDVTVQQNLNHFRKSRSLSDYLQEIRLLLEPKIAPCKDNMPLLVMVTSAPSHTEQRYAIRNTWATRVPTLFILGLSGEELQHLNDRHEDDLIVYEFKDHYQNLTLKVALMLKWASEECSSVNYLLKTDDDMLLNPWQLETVVHDTPDADLLGYKMVNAELDRRESSKWHMPSWLYPEEFVPEYLSGNGYMINGKHLKPMFLAAYEVPLINIEDIYITYLVARRKLGLKLTHEPRLSVYRPWLPLVSSYWELASVHGFTPPELLAWWSELLDMSKNVK from the exons atgatgaaGGCCAATGTGTTTAAGACAG TTATAAGAACGAGTACCATAAGAaatttgctattttttattatattatctacgTTGATATGTTGTTTGTGTATGACACATGTTACCGAAGACGTTACTGTGCAGCAGAATCTTAATCATTTTAGAAAATCGCGAAGCCTATCGGATTATTTGCAGGAAAT aaGACTACTTCTTGAGCCGAAAATAGCACCGTGCAAAGATAATATGCCACTTCTGGTGATGGTAACCTCTGCGCCTTCTCACACGGAGCAGAGGTATGCGATCAGAAATACATGGGCTACTCGAGTGCCTACTTTGTTTATATTGGGCTTAAGTGGTGAGGAGTTGCAGCATCTG aatGACAGACACGAAGATGATTTAATTGTGTACGAATTCAAAGACCATTACCAGAATCTCACGTTAAAGGTGGCGCTCATGCTGAAGTGGGCATCGGAGGAATGCTCatcagttaattatttactcaAAACCGATGATGATATGCTATTAAACCCTTGGCAGTTGGAAACAGTTGTGCACGACACGCCAGACGCTGATCTACTTG GTTATAAAATGGTGAATGCAGAGCTGGATCGTCGTGAGAGCAGTAAGTGGCATATGCCAAGCTGGTTGTACCCTGAGGAGTTTGTGCCGGAATATCTCTCTGGAAATGGGTATATGATTAATG gaaaacACCTCAAACCAATGTTTTTGGCGGCGTATGAAGTCCCACTTATTAACATTGAAgatatttacattacatatttaGTGGCAAGACGTAAACTTGGTTTAAAATTGACCCACGAACCAAGATTGAGTGTATACAGGCCTTGGCTACCCCTAGTAAGCTCTTATTGGGAATTGGCATCAGTTCACGGCTTCACACCACCAGAACTTTTGGCATGGTGGTCAGAGCTCTTAGATATGAGCAAAAATGTCAAatga
- the LOC125055732 gene encoding 60S ribosomal protein L37: MTKGTSSFGKRRNKTHTLCRRCGRSSYHIQKSKCAQCGYPAAKLRSYHWSVKAKRRKTTGTGRMRHLKIVRRRFRNGFKEGQPTPKKAVASS, translated from the exons ATG ACGAAGGGAACATCGAGCTTCGGTAAACGCCGAAATAAGACTCACACACTATGTAGAAGATGTGGCAGATCTTCTTATCAtattcaaaaatcaaaatgcGCTCAGTGTGGATACCCTGCAGCCAAATTACGCTCtt ACCACTGGTCGGTGAAGGCTAAGAGGAGGAAGACCACTGGAACTGGTCGTATGCGTCATCTTAAGATTGTCAGAAGGCGCTTCCGCAATGGTTTCAAAGAGGGCCAACCTACCCCTAAGAAAGCAGTTGCCTCCTCGTAG
- the LOC125055731 gene encoding rhodanese domain-containing protein CG4456-like isoform X1: MMRYRQKFAALITNKFQSSFCKQGPNILKANSLKSNQIFGCNLTLKQSYVTKIDEHVATYEEVAKSVNKPKKMIVDVRNQDEIKTTGQIPSSINIPLKNIQEVLESMSEAEFQKKYHRSKPSQSDELIFYCKSGKRATEATNVALKLGYSKSKKFLPGWDGWNEKK, translated from the exons atgatGAGATACCGACAAAAGTTTGCCGCCTTGATAACtaataaatttcaaagtaGTTTTTGTAAACAAG GTCCTAATATTCTTAAAgcaaatagtttaaaaagcAATCAGATATTTGGTTGTAACTTGACTTTAAAACAAAGTTATGTTACTAAGATAGATGAACATGTGGCTACATATGAAGAAGTAGCAAAGAGTGTGAACAAACCAAAGAAAATGATTGTGGATGTACGTAATCAAGATGAAATCAAAACCACAGGTCAAATCCCTTCAAGTATCAACATACcat TGAAGAATATACAAGAAGTATTGGAGTCAATGTCTGAAGCAgagtttcaaaaaaaataccacAGGTCTAAGCCTTCACAATCTGatgaattaattttctattgcaAATCAGGAAAGAGAGCTACAGAAGCGACTAATGTTGCTTTAAAACTTGGTTATTCTAA GTCCAAAAAGTTTTTGCCTGGCTGGGATGGatggaatgaaaaaaaataa